A window of Prolixibacter sp. SD074 contains these coding sequences:
- a CDS encoding transglutaminase-like domain-containing protein has product MKQIKLFTLLFAILLGQTVVAQKELPIIKANSTSVDIREDNIIRKNAWRIVPEEKLDIYTTSAKKVTFYTDIDSISFEIDPKKQYDFVILLNEKDSARTQIKYEPSRLDILKSAGKYNYSDNRFIPKFSYQSADNPNLQKIRKDLKLDSIAGKGSELSKIFNLLHWVHNTVKHDGNSNNPENKNAIDLLSVCKTKNRGINCRMMATMLNECYLAMGIKSRFITCMPRETEFNDCHVINMVYSTELNKWIWIDPTFDAYVMNEKGHLLGIQEVRERLVKEQPLVLNADANWNRTDLQTKGHYLEYYMAKNLYRLQVPLISGYNTETSENGKEITYIELLPLDGIEQNPQKREFTNNKTGVKYIFYKTNNPDLFWKRPE; this is encoded by the coding sequence ATGAAACAGATAAAACTTTTTACATTGCTTTTTGCAATTCTTCTCGGACAGACAGTTGTTGCTCAAAAGGAATTACCAATTATCAAAGCAAATTCTACAAGCGTTGACATTAGGGAGGACAATATAATACGAAAAAATGCGTGGCGAATTGTTCCAGAAGAAAAATTAGACATTTATACAACTTCTGCCAAAAAAGTTACTTTTTACACAGACATAGATTCTATTTCTTTTGAAATTGACCCGAAAAAACAATACGACTTTGTTATTTTGCTTAACGAAAAAGATTCTGCACGAACACAGATAAAATATGAACCTTCACGATTAGACATTTTGAAAAGTGCAGGAAAATATAATTATTCCGACAATCGTTTTATTCCAAAATTCTCATATCAATCGGCAGATAACCCCAACTTACAAAAAATCAGAAAAGACTTAAAATTGGATTCTATCGCAGGAAAAGGAAGCGAACTTTCTAAAATTTTCAATCTGCTTCATTGGGTTCATAATACAGTAAAACATGACGGAAATAGCAATAACCCAGAGAATAAAAATGCTATTGATTTGCTATCTGTTTGTAAAACTAAAAATCGTGGAATAAACTGTAGAATGATGGCAACAATGCTAAATGAATGCTACTTAGCTATGGGGATTAAATCAAGATTTATCACCTGTATGCCAAGAGAAACTGAATTTAATGATTGTCATGTAATAAATATGGTTTACAGTACAGAATTGAACAAATGGATTTGGATTGACCCAACATTTGACGCTTATGTAATGAACGAAAAAGGACATTTATTAGGAATACAAGAAGTTAGAGAAAGACTAGTAAAAGAACAACCTCTGGTTCTTAATGCAGATGCAAACTGGAACAGAACAGATTTACAGACTAAAGGGCATTATTTAGAATATTATATGGCTAAAAACCTTTATAGACTTCAAGTTCCATTAATAAGTGGTTACAATACTGAAACTTCGGAAAACGGAAAAGAAATAACATATATTGAGCTCTTACCTTTAGATGGGATTGAGCAAAATCCGCAAAAAAGAGAATTTACAAATAATAAAACAGGAGTGAAATATATATTTTATAAGACAAATAATCCTGATTTATTTTGGAAAAGGCCTGAATAA
- a CDS encoding helix-turn-helix domain-containing protein produces the protein MKKLKKLGNNILKKREKNKMKKYTLDELTDKYIGEKGSTEREQFEFELKLDILGEMIKKARKEKHLTQEQLGELIGVQKAQISKIENNAKDVRLSTIMKVFNALKAKVKMTIDFDANSHLEIA, from the coding sequence TTGAAAAAGCTGAAAAAATTAGGAAACAATATTTTAAAGAAAAGGGAGAAAAATAAAATGAAAAAGTACACATTAGACGAATTAACAGATAAATATATTGGAGAAAAAGGTTCAACAGAAAGAGAGCAATTTGAATTTGAATTAAAATTAGACATCCTTGGAGAAATGATAAAAAAAGCAAGGAAAGAAAAACATTTGACACAGGAACAATTAGGAGAATTAATTGGAGTCCAAAAAGCTCAAATCTCTAAAATTGAAAACAATGCAAAAGACGTTAGGTTATCGACAATAATGAAAGTTTTTAATGCTTTAAAAGCAAAAGTAAAAATGACAATTGATTTTGACGCTAACTCTCATTTGGAAATAGCCTAA
- the lgt gene encoding prolipoprotein diacylglyceryl transferase has translation MIVSYINWNIDPEIVKLFGIFSIRYYSILFVIGLILGYLIVKQIYLKEKEPIENLEKLSVFVFIGTIVGARLGHCLFYEPAYYLSNPLEMILPFKWKTGESFEFTGYQGLASHGGAIGVLIAILIYCKKYKVNFLWVMDRLAVATPATGAFIRFGNFMNSEIIGEPTNSNFGVVFERIDLIPRHPTQLYEAFAYLLIFLVLLWFYSKHKEKRKDGFIFGLFLVMLFIARILIEFFKINQVDFENGMFMNMGQLLSIPFVLTGLLIMTWKKKPRA, from the coding sequence ATGATAGTATCATATATAAATTGGAACATTGACCCTGAAATTGTCAAATTATTTGGAATATTTTCGATTAGATATTACAGCATACTTTTCGTGATAGGATTGATTTTGGGCTATTTAATAGTTAAACAGATTTACCTTAAAGAAAAGGAACCGATAGAAAATCTTGAAAAATTATCGGTTTTCGTTTTCATTGGAACAATTGTAGGCGCAAGATTGGGACATTGCTTATTTTATGAACCAGCTTATTATCTGAGTAATCCTTTGGAAATGATTTTACCTTTCAAATGGAAAACAGGAGAAAGTTTTGAATTCACTGGTTATCAAGGTTTAGCAAGTCATGGAGGTGCAATCGGTGTACTGATAGCAATACTAATTTATTGTAAAAAATATAAAGTCAATTTTTTATGGGTAATGGACAGACTTGCGGTTGCCACTCCAGCTACGGGAGCATTTATCCGTTTTGGAAATTTTATGAATTCGGAAATAATTGGAGAACCAACAAATTCAAATTTTGGTGTTGTCTTTGAACGAATAGACTTAATACCAAGACATCCAACACAACTTTACGAAGCATTCGCATATTTATTAATATTTTTAGTATTGCTCTGGTTTTATTCAAAACATAAAGAAAAAAGAAAAGACGGATTTATCTTTGGTCTGTTTTTAGTTATGTTATTTATTGCTAGAATCTTAATTGAATTTTTTAAAATAAATCAAGTTGACTTTGAAAATGGAATGTTTATGAATATGGGGCAATTACTAAGTATCCCATTTGTATTAACAGGATTATTAATAATGACATGGAAGAAAAAACCCAGGGCATAA
- a CDS encoding sulfite exporter TauE/SafE family protein, translated as MSIYLLPIAGLIIGILISLMGGGGGIFYVGMLTGLFAISMDQAVSVSLATIIPTTLAASISHYRAGNVKPKTGFLLVEGGIVGVVAGSYLVTIIPVKVLKIIFGIFLLFMGTRMVISRKKKQVKEEISKNGHPEEPIANESKPVSKLFIVKGLVFGLLGGLMSGMLGVSGTPPILAGLYSMGLSSLEVVGTSVMVLFFIAITGVVTHSAFGSLNWLLVILLASGTITGAILGPLLGKRINKKALEKFYDPFFIVFIILMAISMFF; from the coding sequence TTGTCAATTTATCTATTACCCATAGCAGGACTTATCATCGGTATTCTAATATCTTTAATGGGTGGGGGCGGAGGAATATTTTATGTTGGAATGCTGACAGGATTGTTTGCTATTTCAATGGATCAGGCTGTGTCTGTATCTCTTGCAACAATTATCCCGACAACCCTGGCTGCTTCAATAAGTCACTACAGGGCAGGAAATGTAAAGCCCAAAACAGGATTTCTACTTGTGGAAGGCGGAATTGTCGGAGTAGTCGCCGGTTCCTATCTTGTCACAATTATTCCGGTAAAAGTTCTTAAAATAATATTTGGGATTTTTCTTCTATTCATGGGAACCAGAATGGTGATTTCAAGAAAGAAAAAGCAAGTCAAAGAAGAAATATCAAAAAACGGACACCCCGAAGAACCGATTGCCAATGAAAGTAAGCCTGTTTCAAAGCTTTTTATAGTAAAAGGCTTGGTATTTGGGCTACTTGGCGGGCTGATGTCAGGTATGCTCGGTGTAAGCGGCACGCCTCCAATCCTTGCAGGACTGTACAGCATGGGCCTTTCCTCTTTGGAGGTAGTGGGCACATCAGTCATGGTACTATTTTTTATAGCTATTACAGGAGTCGTGACCCATAGTGCATTTGGAAGTCTGAATTGGCTCCTGGTAATCCTGCTTGCATCTGGCACTATAACCGGTGCAATCCTCGGACCTCTACTTGGTAAGCGGATAAACAAAAAAGCTTTGGAAAAATTCTATGACCCGTTTTTTATCGTATTTATTATATTAATGGCAATCTCGATGTTCTTCTAA
- a CDS encoding bifunctional YncE family protein/alkaline phosphatase family protein has product MNHFYKAGVILASIIISLFQGKPGSAQTPGPTGQSKQVLLPNGWKLSPAGTALTLGDLPLNLQVSPSGKYAAVTNNGQSTQTVQLIDPKHEKLLDTKVVGKSWYGLAFSHDEKHLYASGGYDNLILDFHLQTNKLSIPDTIRLGKPWPKGRICPTGIAVSKNNQLLYTVTKEDNRIYVLNLKTKKVINSVSLPGIAYCCVLSPDEKKLYVSLWGKNHVAVFDTAKKTISAEIKTGSHPNELVLNRKGTILYVANANDNTVSVINTRKNKVIETLSAALYPTRLTGSTTNGVALSKNEKTLYIANADNNCLAVFDVSEPGNSESKGFIPAGWYPTNVKTLGNKIMVTNGKGFSSTANPDGPQPVSKKDDSGYQHGGSAKKHVQYIAGLFKGALSFIDDPDEAILEKYTREVYANTPFNKEKVKDAPGQKGNPIPREKGDISPIKYVFYIIKENRTYDQVMGDVKKGNGVDSLCIFGKKVTPNHHAIANDFVLLDNFYTDAEVSADGHNWSTAAYATDVVEKTWPTYYGNRGGTYGYEGQMKASYPRDGYIWNYCQRAGVSYRSYGEFCNMGKTSLKALNGHVCPQSPGFNLDIKDQVRVDAWMHDFDSLVTRHAVPHFNTIRLSNDHTSGQHLESIAPRAAVADNDLALGRFLEHLSHSPIWKESVVFVLEDDAQNGPDHVDAHRSPVFVAGPYVKRDTAIHDMYSTSAVLRTIELILGLPPMSQYDAAATPLYKCFTNHPNFMPYVHKPANIDLNKRNVAVNASSKLSATFDFSHEDAAPDLALNEVVWKAVKGENSEMPTPRHSAFVVPVKQDHDDD; this is encoded by the coding sequence ATGAATCACTTTTACAAAGCCGGAGTCATCCTGGCTTCCATCATTATTTCATTATTTCAGGGGAAACCGGGCTCGGCACAAACGCCAGGTCCCACCGGGCAGTCAAAACAGGTTTTGTTACCTAATGGATGGAAACTAAGCCCGGCCGGAACGGCTTTAACTCTTGGCGACTTGCCGCTCAACCTACAAGTCAGTCCGTCGGGGAAATACGCGGCTGTGACGAATAATGGACAAAGCACACAAACCGTCCAGTTAATCGACCCGAAGCACGAGAAGTTGCTCGACACGAAAGTGGTTGGAAAATCATGGTACGGCCTGGCCTTTAGTCATGATGAGAAGCACTTGTATGCATCAGGAGGATATGACAACCTCATCCTGGATTTCCATCTGCAAACCAACAAATTAAGTATTCCCGACACCATTCGTCTGGGTAAACCATGGCCCAAAGGCAGAATTTGTCCTACCGGTATTGCGGTTAGCAAAAATAATCAGCTCCTGTACACCGTCACAAAGGAGGATAACCGCATTTATGTGCTTAATCTGAAAACAAAAAAAGTAATCAACAGTGTTTCCTTACCGGGAATAGCTTATTGCTGCGTGTTGTCGCCCGACGAAAAAAAATTGTATGTTTCGTTGTGGGGGAAGAATCATGTGGCCGTTTTCGATACCGCAAAGAAGACGATTTCAGCAGAAATCAAAACCGGGAGCCATCCCAATGAGTTAGTCCTGAACCGGAAAGGAACGATCCTGTATGTAGCTAACGCGAATGACAACACCGTTTCGGTTATCAATACCCGCAAAAACAAGGTGATCGAAACACTCTCGGCGGCGCTCTATCCAACCCGTTTGACAGGCTCAACGACTAATGGAGTTGCTTTGTCGAAGAATGAAAAGACCCTGTACATTGCGAATGCCGATAATAATTGCCTGGCCGTTTTTGACGTTTCCGAGCCGGGAAACAGCGAGAGCAAAGGGTTCATCCCGGCGGGCTGGTACCCCACCAACGTGAAAACACTTGGCAATAAAATTATGGTCACCAACGGCAAAGGCTTCTCATCGACGGCCAACCCGGACGGTCCGCAACCCGTATCAAAAAAAGACGACAGCGGTTATCAGCATGGGGGTTCAGCGAAAAAGCATGTGCAGTACATTGCCGGCTTATTCAAAGGGGCTCTCTCTTTCATCGACGATCCAGATGAAGCAATTCTGGAGAAATACACCCGGGAAGTTTATGCCAACACACCTTTTAACAAAGAAAAAGTGAAAGACGCGCCAGGCCAAAAGGGAAATCCCATTCCCCGGGAAAAAGGAGACATCTCTCCCATCAAGTACGTTTTCTACATCATCAAGGAAAACCGGACCTACGACCAGGTAATGGGTGATGTAAAAAAGGGAAATGGTGTTGATTCTCTTTGCATTTTCGGGAAAAAGGTAACTCCCAATCATCACGCCATTGCCAACGATTTTGTATTGCTTGACAATTTCTACACCGATGCCGAGGTAAGTGCCGACGGCCACAACTGGAGTACGGCCGCCTACGCCACCGACGTGGTCGAAAAAACCTGGCCAACGTATTATGGTAACCGGGGTGGAACCTACGGCTACGAAGGACAGATGAAAGCCAGCTACCCGCGCGACGGGTACATCTGGAACTATTGCCAAAGGGCCGGAGTGAGTTACCGCAGTTACGGCGAGTTCTGCAACATGGGCAAAACATCGTTGAAAGCTTTGAACGGACACGTGTGCCCACAATCACCCGGCTTCAATCTGGACATTAAGGACCAGGTACGGGTAGATGCCTGGATGCACGATTTCGATTCACTGGTTACCCGCCATGCTGTTCCGCATTTCAACACCATCCGGCTGTCGAACGACCATACCAGCGGGCAACATCTGGAAAGTATTGCTCCACGGGCAGCCGTTGCCGACAATGATTTGGCGCTGGGCCGTTTCCTGGAGCACCTTTCGCACAGCCCCATCTGGAAAGAGTCGGTAGTTTTTGTGTTGGAAGACGATGCGCAGAACGGTCCCGACCATGTGGATGCACACCGCTCGCCGGTATTTGTAGCCGGCCCGTATGTGAAACGCGACACGGCCATTCACGACATGTACTCTACCTCGGCGGTGCTGCGGACCATTGAGTTGATTCTGGGCCTGCCGCCCATGAGCCAGTACGATGCTGCGGCCACTCCGCTCTACAAGTGTTTCACCAATCACCCCAACTTCATGCCCTACGTTCATAAGCCGGCCAACATCGACCTGAACAAGCGCAATGTTGCCGTTAATGCCAGTAGCAAACTATCGGCAACATTCGATTTTTCGCATGAAGATGCTGCTCCCGATTTGGCCTTGAACGAAGTAGTTTGGAAAGCCGTCAAAGGGGAAAATTCCGAAATGCCAACCCCAAGGCATAGTGCATTTGTTGTTCCGGTGAAGCAGGATCATGACGATGATTAA
- a CDS encoding tyrosine-type recombinase/integrase, whose translation MRKKSGFTIVGQAIMLVPEFEKVVRKLEQQVTLRGQSKSTLNNYIRRIALFVVHFGKLPEQIDPDEINEYLAALARDPKSPSRSSFKHMVYGLRYYYRLLGMNKNAIALPSLKGNTKLPVILNQLELKELFSAPTLLKQRIVLTLIYSAGLRGQEVINLKIPDVDFQRKTIHIRQSKYKKDRIVPLAESMAVGLKKYLKAENPHIWLFNGKDASGKYSVRGLSWVMRENLKKTSVTKDVNLHSLRHSYATHLLEQGVNIVTLKELLGHAEITTTMIYLHVAQCPLIKPHSPLDTLYNYPKIAGLCTTVTIVAATGIVLNARLQNRLSGLTPWCVAPCL comes from the coding sequence ATGAGAAAGAAATCGGGTTTTACTATTGTTGGGCAGGCCATTATGCTTGTTCCTGAGTTTGAAAAAGTTGTCCGCAAGCTGGAGCAACAGGTTACTTTGCGCGGACAGAGCAAAAGTACATTAAATAATTATATCCGGCGTATTGCGCTGTTTGTGGTTCATTTCGGCAAGCTGCCCGAGCAGATCGACCCGGATGAAATTAACGAGTACCTGGCTGCATTGGCCCGCGACCCCAAATCCCCTTCACGCAGCAGTTTTAAACACATGGTGTACGGGTTGCGTTACTATTACCGTTTGCTGGGGATGAACAAAAATGCTATCGCTTTGCCATCGCTAAAAGGAAATACCAAACTTCCCGTTATCCTCAACCAACTGGAACTTAAAGAGCTTTTCAGCGCCCCAACGCTTCTCAAACAACGAATTGTGTTGACCTTGATTTACTCGGCCGGACTGCGTGGCCAGGAAGTGATTAACCTGAAAATCCCGGATGTGGATTTTCAGCGGAAGACTATCCACATCCGCCAAAGCAAATACAAAAAAGACCGCATTGTTCCGCTTGCCGAAAGTATGGCTGTTGGACTGAAAAAGTACCTGAAAGCCGAAAATCCCCACATATGGCTGTTTAACGGTAAAGATGCAAGCGGGAAATACAGTGTCCGTGGTTTATCGTGGGTAATGCGCGAAAACCTGAAAAAAACATCCGTCACCAAAGATGTAAACCTGCATTCGCTGCGCCATTCTTATGCCACACATCTTCTGGAACAGGGAGTCAATATTGTAACCCTGAAAGAATTGCTGGGACATGCCGAAATCACCACAACTATGATTTACCTGCATGTGGCACAATGCCCGCTGATAAAACCGCACAGTCCGCTCGACACGCTTTATAACTACCCGAAAATTGCGGGACTGTGCACTACAGTTACAATAGTTGCGGCGACAGGCATTGTCCTAAATGCCAGGCTTCAAAACAGGCTTTCTGGATTGACGCCCTGGTGCGTGGCACCCTGCCTATAA
- a CDS encoding transposase — translation MHYSYNSCGDRHCPKCQASKQAFWIDALVRGTLPIKHYHVIFTVPHLLNQVCLHNQRMYYDLLFASVWHTLRSFGYSHYGVESGAIAVLHTWGQNLSLHPHIHCIVPAAGYTLDGKWKNIGHSGNFLYPVHQLSSAFKGTFPDSLKRALRKQNELSLFTEKVQAAYKTKWVVHCKPSLAGAEHVIKYLGQYTHRVAITNERILNITDNKVTFIAKDYRDNAIKKPVTMDGIEFLRRFTMHILPRRFVKIRRFGIYNHTTKRNLALQFTEEEKPGIDALIKQQKTPETNVERFARLTGVNPCICPVCKTGRMVIIRELPRIRSPTGDTFKKRVKQI, via the coding sequence GTGCACTACAGTTACAATAGTTGCGGCGACAGGCATTGTCCTAAATGCCAGGCTTCAAAACAGGCTTTCTGGATTGACGCCCTGGTGCGTGGCACCCTGCCTATAAAGCATTATCATGTCATATTCACTGTGCCGCACCTCTTAAATCAGGTTTGCCTGCACAACCAAAGGATGTATTATGACCTGCTGTTTGCTTCGGTGTGGCATACGCTACGCTCATTCGGCTACTCGCATTATGGTGTGGAAAGCGGTGCAATAGCGGTTTTGCATACATGGGGACAGAACCTTTCACTGCACCCTCACATTCATTGTATTGTTCCGGCTGCCGGTTATACCCTCGACGGGAAGTGGAAAAACATCGGGCACTCCGGGAACTTCCTTTATCCAGTGCATCAACTCAGCAGTGCCTTTAAAGGAACGTTCCCCGACAGCCTGAAACGGGCTTTGCGAAAACAAAATGAGCTTTCGCTGTTTACCGAAAAAGTGCAGGCAGCATATAAAACCAAATGGGTGGTACATTGCAAACCTTCGCTGGCAGGCGCAGAACACGTGATAAAATATCTCGGACAGTACACTCACCGGGTGGCCATTACAAATGAGCGCATCCTGAACATTACCGATAATAAAGTAACGTTCATCGCAAAAGATTACCGCGACAATGCCATCAAAAAGCCGGTTACAATGGATGGAATTGAATTCCTGAGGCGGTTTACCATGCATATACTGCCCCGCCGGTTTGTTAAAATCCGTCGGTTCGGCATTTACAACCACACCACCAAACGAAACCTGGCTTTACAATTTACCGAGGAAGAGAAGCCCGGTATTGATGCGCTTATCAAACAACAAAAAACGCCTGAAACAAATGTTGAACGCTTTGCAAGGCTGACTGGCGTAAATCCCTGTATTTGTCCCGTATGTAAAACCGGCCGGATGGTTATCATAAGAGAATTGCCCCGGATACGTTCCCCCACAGGAGACACTTTTAAAAAACGGGTAAAACAAATCTAA
- a CDS encoding DUF4153 domain-containing protein, whose protein sequence is MKNKIIENINNPETLEQLYQQNKQDFSKSFAEISEDYNFDLVKFWKIRLAHETDIKAQEFSKLDLLIVLLLSLVTGLLAKLPAILSQINTEFFYTRDLAIIVFNGIILYTLWQNKIFNLKRLLTYGLVVLILIFFLNLLPNTGSDSVMLSMIHAPLLLWCLFGLSFISFDYKNMAKRIAFIRFNGELLIMTGLFLIAGSMLTGITIGLFSAINMDVERFYMENIAIIGGVAAPIISFYLIRLYPTITNKIAPVIARVFTPLVLITLAVYLVSIIFSQSNIFEDRNLLLLFNVMLIAVMALIVFSISELDKSKKKNINVLVLFLLASLAIIINSIALIAIILRATEGLTPNRTVVLISNILIFVNLILIARNLYKSYFNPNQLNTVEQTVAKYLTIYAGYTIIVIFILPFLFGLK, encoded by the coding sequence ATGAAAAATAAAATAATAGAGAACATCAATAATCCTGAAACCCTTGAACAATTGTATCAGCAAAATAAACAGGATTTTTCGAAATCATTTGCTGAAATCTCGGAAGATTATAATTTTGATTTGGTGAAGTTTTGGAAAATTCGCTTAGCTCACGAAACAGATATAAAAGCGCAAGAATTTTCAAAACTGGATTTGTTGATAGTATTACTTCTCTCTCTTGTTACCGGATTATTAGCCAAACTTCCGGCTATACTTTCGCAAATCAACACGGAGTTTTTTTATACAAGGGATTTGGCAATCATTGTATTCAATGGCATTATTCTTTATACGTTATGGCAAAATAAGATTTTTAACTTAAAGCGCTTATTGACTTATGGATTAGTTGTATTGATATTAATTTTTTTTCTTAACCTTCTTCCCAACACAGGAAGTGATTCAGTCATGCTTTCGATGATTCATGCCCCTTTATTGTTATGGTGTTTATTTGGTTTATCATTTATTTCTTTTGACTATAAAAATATGGCCAAACGAATAGCATTTATCCGTTTTAATGGCGAATTACTCATAATGACCGGATTATTTCTAATCGCAGGCAGCATGCTTACAGGGATAACAATCGGTTTATTTTCGGCAATCAATATGGATGTTGAACGATTTTATATGGAAAATATTGCAATTATTGGGGGTGTAGCTGCACCAATTATTTCATTTTATTTAATTCGCCTCTATCCAACTATTACAAATAAAATAGCTCCTGTAATTGCACGGGTTTTCACCCCTTTGGTGCTGATAACGCTTGCTGTGTATTTAGTTTCCATAATTTTTTCACAAAGTAATATTTTTGAGGACAGGAATTTATTACTACTATTTAATGTCATGCTTATAGCAGTAATGGCACTAATTGTGTTTTCTATTTCAGAATTGGATAAATCAAAAAAGAAAAATATTAATGTTTTGGTCTTATTCTTATTGGCATCCCTGGCAATCATTATCAATTCTATTGCATTAATTGCGATAATTTTAAGAGCTACCGAAGGTTTAACACCAAATCGAACAGTAGTATTGATTTCAAATATCCTGATTTTTGTGAACCTGATACTTATAGCAAGGAACTTATATAAGTCCTATTTTAATCCTAATCAGCTGAATACTGTTGAACAGACAGTAGCAAAGTATTTGACCATCTATGCCGGTTATACAATTATTGTGATATTTATTCTGCCGTTTCTGTTTGGACTAAAATAA
- a CDS encoding type II toxin-antitoxin system RelE/ParE family toxin → MIKYAIIFLELAKEFLDNLDDQTRKKVIYNIWKSRNVNDPELFKKLDGNIWEFRTKYMTKQIRLLAFWDKTEMEETLVVATHGFIKKTQKTPKSEIEKAEKIRKQYFKEKGEK, encoded by the coding sequence ATGATTAAGTATGCAATAATATTTTTAGAATTGGCAAAAGAATTCCTTGACAACCTTGACGACCAAACAAGAAAAAAGGTAATCTACAATATTTGGAAATCCAGAAATGTTAATGACCCTGAATTATTTAAAAAACTGGATGGAAATATTTGGGAATTCAGGACAAAATATATGACAAAACAAATTCGACTTCTTGCATTTTGGGACAAAACAGAAATGGAAGAAACTCTTGTTGTCGCGACTCATGGATTTATTAAAAAGACACAAAAAACGCCAAAATCAGAGATTGAAAAAGCTGAAAAAATTAGGAAACAATATTTTAAAGAAAAGGGAGAAAAATAA